From Bacillus thermozeamaize, the proteins below share one genomic window:
- a CDS encoding type III-A CRISPR-associated protein Cas10/Csm1, giving the protein MQTDRIWRETLDWLQDVLERPLARSLNRFAHIKLKHDGQLPNIRNIQLLTESEKTRLLAEWNSQTSLHQSGRFDWLLDWGRRHLKDAALPERPFSSLYDELRVRTAVSLDESKRFQLVLGDLSGIQSYLFAIAHIGEGGVAKRLRSRSFHLSLIAKTAALYILDALGLSYRHLIMTAGGIFMLAVREHDQLEPVRQEMERYLYARYHGSLHLHLSSQVVSIDQLGSISDVIGNLHQDIQRSKMQPAVRLLKDEERWHDSIWLHERKSGAYCISCRRHPVQDAAADETLCEYCSQDEQNGLMLPKSQAMWIGRKISNESFNHAVQGRHAGVLWDRYDVWLLRDAGYLPESMRRAGYWERWVDRPYDPSGSDSECWMSHAYISNYIPQKDGAPIHFEGLADMSTGKKMLGIFKADVDRLGLLLSYGLRSERGDYSFAEYLKASRQLEDFFGERLTVQLRDQFPHLYTVFSGGDDLFIIGPWSELPDFAMWLRQEFEQFVEGNPEVTLSASLLFVPPRAPIATFAREADRRLEEAKDKTNPFRSAKEGRNQVAICGITVEWNDLPTIWERAKQWTEWVKKGVCSSQFIRRLLELWELRETYVRDGKIDGLRYNALLNYAIRRTEKLPIKNELGDERRKLLEWAESLRRFPNDEAARDWYLMPAVYRLFAAYRAKEGDS; this is encoded by the coding sequence TTGCAAACGGATCGCATTTGGCGGGAGACGCTGGATTGGCTGCAGGATGTGCTGGAACGTCCGCTGGCAAGATCATTGAACCGGTTTGCTCACATCAAATTGAAGCATGACGGACAGCTCCCAAACATCAGGAATATTCAACTCTTGACCGAATCGGAAAAAACACGCTTGCTGGCAGAATGGAACAGTCAGACGTCGCTGCATCAATCGGGCCGCTTCGACTGGCTATTGGATTGGGGGCGCAGACATTTAAAGGATGCAGCGCTGCCGGAACGTCCGTTCTCGTCGTTATATGACGAATTGCGGGTCAGGACGGCTGTTTCTTTGGATGAAAGCAAGCGCTTCCAACTTGTATTGGGAGACCTGTCCGGGATCCAATCCTATCTGTTTGCCATTGCGCACATCGGTGAAGGCGGAGTAGCGAAAAGGCTTCGTTCCCGAAGTTTCCATCTGTCGCTTATCGCCAAAACGGCGGCATTGTACATTCTGGATGCCTTGGGACTGTCTTATCGGCACCTGATCATGACGGCTGGCGGCATTTTCATGTTGGCGGTTCGTGAACATGATCAATTGGAACCTGTCCGGCAGGAAATGGAGCGATACTTGTACGCCAGGTATCACGGTTCGTTGCATCTTCACCTTTCATCGCAAGTGGTATCGATTGATCAGTTGGGTTCCATCTCGGACGTCATCGGAAATTTGCACCAGGATATTCAACGTTCGAAGATGCAGCCTGCCGTCCGCCTGTTGAAGGATGAAGAACGTTGGCACGATTCCATCTGGCTTCATGAGCGCAAGTCCGGCGCGTACTGCATCAGTTGCCGGAGGCATCCCGTTCAGGATGCTGCCGCAGATGAGACATTATGCGAATATTGCAGCCAGGATGAGCAGAACGGCCTGATGCTTCCCAAGTCTCAAGCCATGTGGATCGGCCGGAAAATATCGAATGAATCGTTTAACCACGCCGTTCAGGGCAGACACGCCGGTGTCTTGTGGGATCGATACGATGTATGGCTTTTGCGAGATGCGGGATATTTGCCGGAATCGATGAGGAGAGCGGGGTACTGGGAACGATGGGTAGACCGTCCGTATGATCCGTCAGGATCGGATTCCGAATGCTGGATGAGCCATGCTTACATCTCCAATTACATCCCCCAGAAGGACGGGGCGCCGATTCATTTTGAAGGACTTGCCGACATGTCCACGGGCAAAAAGATGCTGGGCATATTCAAAGCCGATGTGGATCGTCTTGGGCTTTTATTGTCATATGGACTGCGGTCCGAGCGTGGTGATTACTCCTTCGCGGAATATTTGAAAGCCTCAAGGCAATTGGAAGATTTCTTCGGTGAACGGTTGACCGTGCAACTGCGCGACCAATTCCCCCATCTCTATACCGTATTTTCCGGCGGCGATGATTTGTTCATCATCGGACCCTGGTCGGAGTTGCCTGACTTCGCCATGTGGCTTCGGCAGGAATTTGAGCAATTTGTTGAAGGCAATCCGGAGGTCACATTGTCGGCAAGTTTGCTGTTCGTTCCGCCGCGGGCTCCCATCGCCACCTTCGCGCGTGAAGCCGACAGGCGATTGGAAGAGGCGAAGGACAAGACCAATCCGTTCAGATCCGCAAAAGAGGGACGCAACCAGGTGGCGATCTGCGGAATTACGGTGGAATGGAATGATTTGCCAACGATATGGGAACGCGCAAAACAATGGACCGAATGGGTGAAAAAGGGCGTTTGCAGCAGCCAGTTCATCCGAAGATTGCTTGAACTGTGGGAATTGCGCGAGACATATGTTCGTGATGGAAAAATTGATGGTTTGCGGTACAATGCGTTGCTGAATTACGCCATTCGGAGGACTGAGAAGCTGCCGATCAAGAATGAATTGGGAGATGAACGCCGGAAGCTGCTGGAATGGGCGGAATCCCTGAGGCGGTTTCCGAATGATGAGGCGGCGCGGGACTGGTATCTCATGCCTGCTGTCTATCGGTTGTTTGCCGCATATCGAGCGAAAGAGGGAGATTCATGA
- a CDS encoding type III-A CRISPR-associated protein Csm2 gives MTLPDGYLANGYFDEKGYPFRQLFIDWPEELATKFRQGKMTASALRNFYNEVRIINSIAEGLEFEQVRERIWKLKPSAHYAANRKAGNTPFLFYQFIVANLPHAEQSLKAFKTFVSHFECVVAFFKE, from the coding sequence ATGACATTGCCGGATGGGTACCTCGCCAACGGTTATTTCGATGAAAAAGGTTATCCCTTCAGGCAATTGTTCATCGATTGGCCGGAAGAACTGGCAACCAAATTCAGACAAGGCAAAATGACGGCTTCCGCTTTGCGCAACTTCTACAATGAAGTCAGAATCATCAATTCAATCGCGGAAGGATTGGAGTTCGAGCAAGTCAGGGAAAGGATCTGGAAGCTTAAGCCGAGTGCACACTATGCTGCCAATCGCAAGGCCGGGAACACGCCCTTTCTGTTCTATCAATTTATCGTAGCCAACCTTCCGCATGCCGAGCAGTCATTGAAGGCTTTCAAAACTTTCGTATCGCATTTCGAATGTGTTGTCGCATTCTTCAAAGAATAG
- a CDS encoding type III-A CRISPR-associated RAMP protein Csm3 yields the protein MTKSLIGYSVLRGIIRCETALRIGGSRETLEIGGLDNPVIKHPITMMPYIPGSSLKGKMRSLLELKLGKIGKNGTPYNGKKDDGTEDTDCPVSRVFGPHQNPSHNFGPTRILVRDARLTPEWEEHFRKRREELGDSFLELKQETSVHREIGIAQHGTLRTNERVPAGTEFEFEIVVRNFDWFPNEAEENLKVVTEAMRLLEQDYLGGSGSRGYGKIVFDHVTLNGEPYALH from the coding sequence ATGACCAAATCTTTGATTGGATATAGTGTTCTTCGCGGCATCATCCGTTGCGAGACGGCGCTGCGCATCGGAGGTTCAAGGGAGACGCTGGAGATCGGCGGACTGGACAACCCAGTCATCAAACATCCAATTACCATGATGCCGTATATTCCGGGATCGTCCTTGAAAGGCAAAATGCGCAGCTTGTTGGAATTGAAGCTTGGGAAAATCGGCAAGAACGGAACGCCGTACAATGGAAAAAAAGATGACGGCACGGAAGATACAGACTGTCCCGTCAGCCGTGTATTCGGCCCGCATCAAAATCCGAGCCACAATTTTGGTCCTACGCGGATTCTGGTGCGTGATGCGCGTCTGACTCCGGAATGGGAGGAACATTTCCGCAAGCGGCGGGAAGAACTTGGAGATTCCTTCCTCGAGTTGAAACAGGAAACGTCCGTTCATCGTGAAATCGGCATTGCTCAACACGGTACTTTACGCACCAACGAGCGGGTACCTGCAGGTACAGAATTCGAATTTGAGATCGTGGTTCGCAACTTCGATTGGTTCCCAAACGAGGCGGAAGAGAATCTAAAGGTCGTGACGGAGGCGATGCGCCTCTTGGAGCAGGATTATTTGGGCGGATCGGGTTCGCGCGGTTACGGAAAGATTGTATTTGATCACGTTACGTTGAACGGAGAGCCGTATGCATTACATTGA